The genomic stretch CTGCAGTAAACGGAAACGATGCTATTCCAGACAAAGAAAGAAGATTGGAATTAGCTTCACACATTAACCAACGAACATCTGTAATACCTGTCAGTGGTGCTTTCTCTGACAAAGAAATTTCAGTTCGACACTCAAGTGATATCATAAGTAATTTAGGTGTTTTAGACTCTGGTATTCATCGGTGTTACTCTGCATTATCTCAACAAACAGTTTGCTCAATTGATGTTTCTCCTGAGAACATTAAGACCATAGCTGCAGACTCTTACCATTCTCTACCGTTATCGATGCTAGAGGTAAGTATATTTAAAAACAGAAGAGAACTTGTACATTACATCCTTATATTTCATTTACAGACCTCTAATATCTACCTTCTAAATGTTATTTCACCAGCAAGCTCGGTGCGCTAAATCCCACTCAACTAGTCTAGCAGAACACCTTGGGAATAGCTTCATTGATAACTTTCCAGAGACGCCAAATTGGATTTCTGAGGAGATGATCAAATGCATATCAGCAATATTTTGTGAACTTTCAGAGTCACCTTTTCTTTGTCATAAAAACGCGTCATCCCTTATTCCGTTCTCATCATCCGTTTATGAGGAGGTATCTTCAAAGATCCAGAGCAGTAAGTGGGGATCACAATGGAAGAACCATTCGCTATTCAGTTTAAACTCCAGTAACTCTCTCCATGTCAAAGGGTCAAAAAAATTCAGTGGACCTTATTGTTCAATGATAAGGATTCACAAATTATGCACAGATAGTCAGAAATTAAAAGAAGTTGAGTACATGCTACGCAGATTTAGGTAAGCCATCTTACACTGCTTACCCTTTTATACCATGCTGTTTAATTCAAATTCACAAGAGATGGAACATCTCTATGAACCATATCCTATGCTTTCGCAGGTCACTTGTTTCTAGGCTTGAAGAAATTAATCCAAGAAATCTGAAACACGAAGAAAAGCTAGCCTTTTGGATTAATGTGCACAATGCCTTAGTAATGCATGTAAAATTTCTAAATCTCTATCCTGCTTTTTCTCGTGCAATTTATTTCTCAAAAATCAACAAATCATTCCTACCATCTTGTTGTCTATCCTCCACAGGCCTTATTAGTTTATGGAATTTCAGCCAACAATGTCAAGAGAATGTCTTCCGTACTTAAAGTAAGTTGATCACTCATAAAACTCAAAGAGTTAACAGAAATGAATTTTTGCTGAAACAAGCTAGTGGATATTTCAGGCTGCATATGACATTGGGGGTCATACTGTAAGTGTGGAAATGATACAGAAATTAATTCTGGGATGCAGATTGCCACGTCCAGGACAAGTAACTATGAATTCCAGAAACTTGCATATCAAATCATGTTGCTCAAACTTCTTTCTAATTGCACCTTTGTTTTTTTTCCTTCTAGTGGTTGCGGCTGTGGTTTCCTTCAAAGACAAAACTAAAGGTCAAAGATTTAAGAAAAGGATATGCTATACATCGTCCAGAACCTTCATTATTATTTGCTCTTAGCACAGGAAGCCATTCCGATCCTGCGGTAGACTTCTGGTCCTTCTGTTATTATTTGTGAATTTGTGTTCGTAGAAGAACATGTATAAACTTTCATTTTGTTGTTTACCTCTTCTTTTGGTATTTGGCaacaaaaaagaaaaatcatCTTATTTTGACAGCTTACACTGAATCTCAGCTGCACTTGGTTGTAACTTTCTCAGGTACGTTTGTACACGTCCAAGAGAGTCTTGGAGGAGCTACAATCTGCAAAAGAAGAATATATTCAATCCAACGTCGTTATAACCAAGGAACATAAAATAATTCTCCCAAAGATAGTTGATTCCTTTGCCAAAAGTGCAGGTCTAGGAGTATCTGATTTGGTGGAGATGGTTAAACTATATCTACCCGAGTCTCAAAGGAAGAGCATCCAAGAGTTCCAATCAAAATCAAGCTGGAAAGGAACTGAATTAACCTCTCATGACTTCACTTTTCATTACCTGCTTTCAAAGGAATTAGCTTGGGAATGACTTGCCTTAGTACGATACATGAATTTGCCTGGATGGCATAAGGAAATCCGTCTGGCTCAAAGCGTAACTGGTGAATAATAAATGTATGCCGTGTATGTCTGGAATGGCAACATTCCAGACGAGGGCATGGAGCAGGGTGTGATGTTACAACGGATAGAAAGCAACAATCTGGAAGTTTTGGGAAACTAGCCTGGACTTCATTATTGTTACTGAACTTTGGGAGCTTGGGTTTAAGTATTTTACTATTGCTAAATTGGTAGTCACTTTATGGATGTATATTCTTTGCCTCAATATTCACTTTGGCCAATTGATCAATCCTAAACACTGTTTTACTTTGTGTCTGCTTAGCGAAAATACTAAGAAGTTTTTGGTCATACATCATGACAAGATAATAAGGGAGAATCATGGAAAGGGGGAAAATGCAGCTACTCCTAAAATTTCTCAAACTTCTCTTACTCCTATAAACAATCTAGTTAGAACCATGTTTTTTTTGGACAAGGAATCAGTACATTTCTATCTAGATTAAAATAAAGAAGCAAGTATAGAGTACTAAATTATTAACTACTGACAAATGTAACAAtaaaatgtatcaaaatatattCAGAAACATGAATTTTTCACAAGCCCTTCAGAAACATGTATAGATGAAGAATTCCTGGCTTGACATTGTGGGAGGTATCTGAAACTTCATACCTGCAGAATGTCTTACTGTATGACTCTTACAATCAGCAGAAGGCCAGAAGAACAGAAGAAGAGcaaatcagcaggaacaacaatatgctaaaatcaaccaacaagAATGAAGGAGCTGACTATCTCCTGGATCCTCGATGTGCTTGTAAACAAACCCACCAATAAGAATCAGAGCATGCTCCTATGTTACCACTTGCATGCTCAACATCACTCATAGTAGCACCAACTTGCTTAAAGGTGGATACAACATAAACTTTCATAAACTCCTAATTACTGAGTGTTAGTCTTAGTCCTTCATGTTCCATATGTCACCAAATATGAGACATTGTAGATCATATAGACTGAAGCCTTTTTTTGACTTGAATTAGTGCCTTCA from Lathyrus oleraceus cultivar Zhongwan6 chromosome 7, CAAS_Psat_ZW6_1.0, whole genome shotgun sequence encodes the following:
- the LOC127106733 gene encoding uncharacterized protein LOC127106733, whose amino-acid sequence is MKWRVMEDDFLNIRESSYQPKPELRDLKRSIESKKRQYNNMDLQSSLTQEIIQLQKGLHQQLMMRQAFEKTCYRQFSQDTTVEDSIPKAAKELIKEIGILELEVRYLEQYLLSLYRKRFDEHISSLSTKERRLDLASYINKDTSAVNGNDAIPDKERRLELASHINQRTSVIPVSGAFSDKEISVRHSSDIISNLGVLDSGIHRCYSALSQQTVCSIDVSPENIKTIAADSYHSLPLSMLEQARCAKSHSTSLAEHLGNSFIDNFPETPNWISEEMIKCISAIFCELSESPFLCHKNASSLIPFSSSVYEEVSSKIQSSKWGSQWKNHSLFSLNSSNSLHVKGSKKFSGPYCSMIRIHKLCTDSQKLKEVEYMLRRFRSLVSRLEEINPRNLKHEEKLAFWINVHNALVMHALLVYGISANNVKRMSSVLKAAYDIGGHTVSVEMIQKLILGCRLPRPGQWLRLWFPSKTKLKVKDLRKGYAIHRPEPSLLFALSTGSHSDPAVRLYTSKRVLEELQSAKEEYIQSNVVITKEHKIILPKIVDSFAKSAGLGVSDLVEMVKLYLPESQRKSIQEFQSKSSWKGTELTSHDFTFHYLLSKELAWE